One Carassius auratus strain Wakin chromosome 16, ASM336829v1, whole genome shotgun sequence genomic window carries:
- the otud7b gene encoding OTU domain-containing protein 7B isoform X4 yields MTLDMDAVLSDFVRSTGAEPGLARDLLEGKNWNLSAALSDFEQLRQVHAGNLSCTFAEEREYPSFEKEMARMGRPLLHRQDEVVQATEKRLSRGISHASSTIVSLARSHVSSTGGSNEPLLDTPLCTFQLPDLTVYRDDFRGFIERDLIEQSMMVALEQAGRLNWWTHLGTGCQSLLPLATSGDGNCLLHAASLGMWGFHDRDLMLRKSLYALIDHGQEREALKRRWRWQQTMQNKESGLVYTEEEWQKEWNELLKLASSEPRIHYSTNGSNGAESQEEPVYESLEEFHVFVLAHVLRRPIVVVADTMLRDSGGEAFAPIPFGGIYLPLEVPANKCHRSPLVLAYDQAHFSALVSMEQKDSSKEQVVIPLTDSDHKMLPLHFAVDPGEDWEWGKDDNDNVMLASVTLSLEAKLHLLHSYMTVTWLPLPCEQAPLAQPESPTASAGEDARTPPDSGESDKESVSSSSNGNGDSSTTGTSGTTGKTNGSSSSSSSSSNSSAGTTGTIGKEKGKKDKEKDKDKKRADSVANKLGSFGKSLGSKLKKNVGGLMTGKNASGSGSKQEGQEKKKGSLRGRKGSKDSSPSIQTGSEDSGKGSPSSTSERQNGSYSSEGDPFKYSSDVKVSLSVLRSAMQGERKYIFAALLTTSNRQPFQEEMIQRYLLDAEERFHAEQEQRREAERKTAGGLATTAGSQLKKDGPELSYRSFESKEEVTDNSPPTFNALKSSSFSPVMYSGVVPIPRATFIDHSPSPLTQHLHMHGYLDTRRQLAGGSPSSYPGLPSYATLPRHCPLAQGPPHTQYHPPSTSLGSPSRIISPCLMSFPQDHDPIDYPTEPAGGYTNGLRDSHLTLDSRNGPMPMRHYSLGSAGGLANLQSSKCRTPTCNYYGHPETGNYCSYCYREELKRRETETAIHRF; encoded by the exons ATGACTTTGGATATGGACGCAGTCCTGTCCGACTTTGTCCGTTCTACTGGAGCTGAACCCGGACTGGCCAGGGACCTGCTGGAGG GAAAGAACTGGAACCTCTCGGCTGCGCTGAGTGACTTTGAACAGCTGAGACAAGTGCACGCTGGGAACCTCTCATGCACCTTTGCTGAAGAGAGAGAGTATCCTTCCTTTGAAAAAGAGATGGCCCGGATGGGGCGGCCTCTCTTGCATCGCCAAGATGAGGTTGTTCAAG CCACAGAGAAGCGACTGTCGAGGGGAATCTCTCACGCCAGCTCCACCATCGTCTCTCTGGCCCGCTCACACGTGTCCAGTACAGGCGGCAGCAACGAGCCACTTCTGGACACTCCGCTCTGCACCTTCCAGTTGCCTGACCTCACCGTCTACAGGGACGACTTCCGCGGCTTCATCGAGAGAGACCTCATTGAGCAGTCCATGATGGTGGCCTTGGAGCAAGCTG GACGGTTGAACTGGTGGACTCATTTGGGGACCGGCTGTCAAAGTTTATTACCTCTGGCTACTAGTGGTGATGGGAACTGTCTGTTACACGCTGCGTCACTGG GTATGTGGGGCTTTCATGATCGAGACCTAATGCTGCGGAAGTCTCTCTATGCACTGATTGATCATGGGCAGGAAAGGGAGGCTTTAAAGCGAAGGTGGAGATGGCAACAAACCATGCAGAACAAAGAG TCGGGACTGGTTTACACAGAGGAAGAGTGGCAGAAAGAGTGGAATGAGTTATTGAAACTGGCATCCAGTGAACCCAGGATACACTACAGCACTAATGGCAGCAACGG TGCCGAGTCACAGGAGGAGCCGGTGTACGAGAGCCTGGAGGAGTTTCATGTGTTCGTTCTTGCTCACGTGCTCCGCAGGCCGATAGTGGTTGTGGCTGACACCATGCTGCGGGACTCTGGGGGAGAAG CTTTTGCACCTATCCCATTTGGAGGGATTTACCTGCCCCTAGAAGTACCAGCCAATAAGTGCCACCGCTCCCCTCTCGTCCTGGCATATGACCAGGCCCATTTCTCTGCTCTGGTCTCAATGGAGCAGAAAGACAGTTCCAAAGAACAAG TGGTGATCCCTCTGACAGACTCAGATCATAAGATGCTGCCTTTGCACTTTGCTGTGGATCCTGGAGAAGACTGGGAATGGGGCAAAGATGACAACGATAATGTGATGCTGGCAAG TGTAACCTTATCTCTAGAGGCCAAGCTCCATCTGCTGCATAGCTACATGACTGTCACCTGGCTTCCTCTACCCTGTGAG CAGGCCCCATTGGCTCAGCCAGAGTCACCTACAGCATCTGCAGGAGAGGATGCTCGCACCCCGCCAGACTCTGGAGAGTCTGATAAGGAGTCCGTCAGCAGCAGTTCTAATGGAAATGGAGACAGCAGTACAACTGGAACCAGTGGCACAACAGGCAAGACAAATGGATCTTCCAGCTCTTCTAGCTCATCTAGTAACAGTTCAGCAGGGACAACTGGCACAATTGGAAAGGAGAAgggaaagaaagacaaagaaaaggATAAGGACAAGAAACGTGCAGACTCTGTTGCCAACAAACTGGGTAGCTTTGGCAAGAGCTTGGGCAGTAAGCTGAAAAAGAATGTGGGAGGCCTGATGACAGGAAAGAATGCAAGTGGAAGTGGATCCAAACAGGAGGGTCAAGAGAAGAAGAAAGGCTCTCTGAGAGGTCGTAAGGGCAGCAAGGACAGCTCTCCCTCCATTCAAACTGGCTCTGAGGACTCTGGGAAAGGTTCACCCTCCTCAACCAGCGAGCGACAAAATGGAAGCTACTCTTCTGAAGGTGACCCTTTTAAGTACAGCTCGGATGTGAAAGTGAGTCTCAGCGTCCTCCGATCCGCTATGCAAGGTGAAAGGAAGTACATCTTCGCTGCGCTACTCACTACAAGCAACCGGCAGCCGTTTCAGGAGGAAATGATACAACGCTACCTGCTTGATGCCGAGGAGCGCTTCCATGCCGAACAGGAACAGAGAAGGGAAGCCGAGCGGAAAACGGCTGGAGGTCTCGCAACAACTGCTGGGTCCCAACTAAAAAAGGACGGGCCTGAGCTAAGTTACAGAAGTTTTGAAAGCAAAGAGGAAGTCACTGATAACTCGCCTCCTACTTTTAACGCATTGAAGTCGTCGTCTTTCAGTCCGGTGATGTACTCTGGCGTGGTCCCAATTCCTAGGGCCACCTTTATTGACCACTCTCCTTCCCCACTCACACAGCATCTCCATATGCATGGTTATTTGGATACAAGACGGCAGCTGGCAGGAGGTTCGCCGTCTTCTTACCCAGGCCTACCATCCTATGCTACCTTGCCCCGACACTGCCCCCTAGCACAGGGCCCGCCCCATACCCAGTACCACCCTCCCTCCACCAGCTTGGGAAGTCCATCCCGTATCATCAGCCCCTGCCTGATGTCTTTTCCCCAAGATCATGACCCAATTGATTACCCAACCGAACCTGCTGGAGGTTACACGAATGGCTTGCGGGACTCACATTTGACTTTGGACAGCCGCAATGGGCCGATGCCTATGAGGCATTACTCTTTAGGCAGTGCGGGTGGTCTCGCCAACCTGCAGTCCAGCAAATGCCGAACGCCTACGTGTAATTACTACGGCCACCCCGAGACGGGCAATTACTGCTCGTACTGCTACAGAGAGGAGCTGAAGAGACGGGAAACAGAGACGGCTATCCATAGGTTTTGA
- the otud7b gene encoding OTU domain-containing protein 7B isoform X1, whose product MTLDMDAVLSDFVRSTGAEPGLARDLLEGKNWNLSAALSDFEQLRQVHAGNLSCTFAEEREYPSFEKEMARMGRPLLHRQDEVVQAATEKRLSRGISHASSTIVSLARSHVSSTGGSNEPLLDTPLCTFQLPDLTVYRDDFRGFIERDLIEQSMMVALEQAGRLNWWTHLGTGCQSLLPLATSGDGNCLLHAASLGMWGFHDRDLMLRKSLYALIDHGQEREALKRRWRWQQTMQNKESGLVYTEEEWQKEWNELLKLASSEPRIHYSTNGSNGAESQEEPVYESLEEFHVFVLAHVLRRPIVVVADTMLRDSGGEAFAPIPFGGIYLPLEVPANKCHRSPLVLAYDQAHFSALVSMEQKDSSKEQVVIPLTDSDHKMLPLHFAVDPGEDWEWGKDDNDNVMLASVTLSLEAKLHLLHSYMTVTWLPLPCEVQQAPLAQPESPTASAGEDARTPPDSGESDKESVSSSSNGNGDSSTTGTSGTTGKTNGSSSSSSSSSNSSAGTTGTIGKEKGKKDKEKDKDKKRADSVANKLGSFGKSLGSKLKKNVGGLMTGKNASGSGSKQEGQEKKKGSLRGRKGSKDSSPSIQTGSEDSGKGSPSSTSERQNGSYSSEGDPFKYSSDVKVSLSVLRSAMQGERKYIFAALLTTSNRQPFQEEMIQRYLLDAEERFHAEQEQRREAERKTAGGLATTAGSQLKKDGPELSYRSFESKEEVTDNSPPTFNALKSSSFSPVMYSGVVPIPRATFIDHSPSPLTQHLHMHGYLDTRRQLAGGSPSSYPGLPSYATLPRHCPLAQGPPHTQYHPPSTSLGSPSRIISPCLMSFPQDHDPIDYPTEPAGGYTNGLRDSHLTLDSRNGPMPMRHYSLGSAGGLANLQSSKCRTPTCNYYGHPETGNYCSYCYREELKRRETETAIHRF is encoded by the exons ATGACTTTGGATATGGACGCAGTCCTGTCCGACTTTGTCCGTTCTACTGGAGCTGAACCCGGACTGGCCAGGGACCTGCTGGAGG GAAAGAACTGGAACCTCTCGGCTGCGCTGAGTGACTTTGAACAGCTGAGACAAGTGCACGCTGGGAACCTCTCATGCACCTTTGCTGAAGAGAGAGAGTATCCTTCCTTTGAAAAAGAGATGGCCCGGATGGGGCGGCCTCTCTTGCATCGCCAAGATGAGGTTGTTCAAG CAGCCACAGAGAAGCGACTGTCGAGGGGAATCTCTCACGCCAGCTCCACCATCGTCTCTCTGGCCCGCTCACACGTGTCCAGTACAGGCGGCAGCAACGAGCCACTTCTGGACACTCCGCTCTGCACCTTCCAGTTGCCTGACCTCACCGTCTACAGGGACGACTTCCGCGGCTTCATCGAGAGAGACCTCATTGAGCAGTCCATGATGGTGGCCTTGGAGCAAGCTG GACGGTTGAACTGGTGGACTCATTTGGGGACCGGCTGTCAAAGTTTATTACCTCTGGCTACTAGTGGTGATGGGAACTGTCTGTTACACGCTGCGTCACTGG GTATGTGGGGCTTTCATGATCGAGACCTAATGCTGCGGAAGTCTCTCTATGCACTGATTGATCATGGGCAGGAAAGGGAGGCTTTAAAGCGAAGGTGGAGATGGCAACAAACCATGCAGAACAAAGAG TCGGGACTGGTTTACACAGAGGAAGAGTGGCAGAAAGAGTGGAATGAGTTATTGAAACTGGCATCCAGTGAACCCAGGATACACTACAGCACTAATGGCAGCAACGG TGCCGAGTCACAGGAGGAGCCGGTGTACGAGAGCCTGGAGGAGTTTCATGTGTTCGTTCTTGCTCACGTGCTCCGCAGGCCGATAGTGGTTGTGGCTGACACCATGCTGCGGGACTCTGGGGGAGAAG CTTTTGCACCTATCCCATTTGGAGGGATTTACCTGCCCCTAGAAGTACCAGCCAATAAGTGCCACCGCTCCCCTCTCGTCCTGGCATATGACCAGGCCCATTTCTCTGCTCTGGTCTCAATGGAGCAGAAAGACAGTTCCAAAGAACAAG TGGTGATCCCTCTGACAGACTCAGATCATAAGATGCTGCCTTTGCACTTTGCTGTGGATCCTGGAGAAGACTGGGAATGGGGCAAAGATGACAACGATAATGTGATGCTGGCAAG TGTAACCTTATCTCTAGAGGCCAAGCTCCATCTGCTGCATAGCTACATGACTGTCACCTGGCTTCCTCTACCCTGTGAGGTACAG CAGGCCCCATTGGCTCAGCCAGAGTCACCTACAGCATCTGCAGGAGAGGATGCTCGCACCCCGCCAGACTCTGGAGAGTCTGATAAGGAGTCCGTCAGCAGCAGTTCTAATGGAAATGGAGACAGCAGTACAACTGGAACCAGTGGCACAACAGGCAAGACAAATGGATCTTCCAGCTCTTCTAGCTCATCTAGTAACAGTTCAGCAGGGACAACTGGCACAATTGGAAAGGAGAAgggaaagaaagacaaagaaaaggATAAGGACAAGAAACGTGCAGACTCTGTTGCCAACAAACTGGGTAGCTTTGGCAAGAGCTTGGGCAGTAAGCTGAAAAAGAATGTGGGAGGCCTGATGACAGGAAAGAATGCAAGTGGAAGTGGATCCAAACAGGAGGGTCAAGAGAAGAAGAAAGGCTCTCTGAGAGGTCGTAAGGGCAGCAAGGACAGCTCTCCCTCCATTCAAACTGGCTCTGAGGACTCTGGGAAAGGTTCACCCTCCTCAACCAGCGAGCGACAAAATGGAAGCTACTCTTCTGAAGGTGACCCTTTTAAGTACAGCTCGGATGTGAAAGTGAGTCTCAGCGTCCTCCGATCCGCTATGCAAGGTGAAAGGAAGTACATCTTCGCTGCGCTACTCACTACAAGCAACCGGCAGCCGTTTCAGGAGGAAATGATACAACGCTACCTGCTTGATGCCGAGGAGCGCTTCCATGCCGAACAGGAACAGAGAAGGGAAGCCGAGCGGAAAACGGCTGGAGGTCTCGCAACAACTGCTGGGTCCCAACTAAAAAAGGACGGGCCTGAGCTAAGTTACAGAAGTTTTGAAAGCAAAGAGGAAGTCACTGATAACTCGCCTCCTACTTTTAACGCATTGAAGTCGTCGTCTTTCAGTCCGGTGATGTACTCTGGCGTGGTCCCAATTCCTAGGGCCACCTTTATTGACCACTCTCCTTCCCCACTCACACAGCATCTCCATATGCATGGTTATTTGGATACAAGACGGCAGCTGGCAGGAGGTTCGCCGTCTTCTTACCCAGGCCTACCATCCTATGCTACCTTGCCCCGACACTGCCCCCTAGCACAGGGCCCGCCCCATACCCAGTACCACCCTCCCTCCACCAGCTTGGGAAGTCCATCCCGTATCATCAGCCCCTGCCTGATGTCTTTTCCCCAAGATCATGACCCAATTGATTACCCAACCGAACCTGCTGGAGGTTACACGAATGGCTTGCGGGACTCACATTTGACTTTGGACAGCCGCAATGGGCCGATGCCTATGAGGCATTACTCTTTAGGCAGTGCGGGTGGTCTCGCCAACCTGCAGTCCAGCAAATGCCGAACGCCTACGTGTAATTACTACGGCCACCCCGAGACGGGCAATTACTGCTCGTACTGCTACAGAGAGGAGCTGAAGAGACGGGAAACAGAGACGGCTATCCATAGGTTTTGA
- the otud7b gene encoding OTU domain-containing protein 7B isoform X3, with product MTLDMDAVLSDFVRSTGAEPGLARDLLEGKNWNLSAALSDFEQLRQVHAGNLSCTFAEEREYPSFEKEMARMGRPLLHRQDEVVQAATEKRLSRGISHASSTIVSLARSHVSSTGGSNEPLLDTPLCTFQLPDLTVYRDDFRGFIERDLIEQSMMVALEQAGRLNWWTHLGTGCQSLLPLATSGDGNCLLHAASLGMWGFHDRDLMLRKSLYALIDHGQEREALKRRWRWQQTMQNKESGLVYTEEEWQKEWNELLKLASSEPRIHYSTNGSNGAESQEEPVYESLEEFHVFVLAHVLRRPIVVVADTMLRDSGGEAFAPIPFGGIYLPLEVPANKCHRSPLVLAYDQAHFSALVSMEQKDSSKEQVVIPLTDSDHKMLPLHFAVDPGEDWEWGKDDNDNVMLASVTLSLEAKLHLLHSYMTVTWLPLPCEQAPLAQPESPTASAGEDARTPPDSGESDKESVSSSSNGNGDSSTTGTSGTTGKTNGSSSSSSSSSNSSAGTTGTIGKEKGKKDKEKDKDKKRADSVANKLGSFGKSLGSKLKKNVGGLMTGKNASGSGSKQEGQEKKKGSLRGRKGSKDSSPSIQTGSEDSGKGSPSSTSERQNGSYSSEGDPFKYSSDVKVSLSVLRSAMQGERKYIFAALLTTSNRQPFQEEMIQRYLLDAEERFHAEQEQRREAERKTAGGLATTAGSQLKKDGPELSYRSFESKEEVTDNSPPTFNALKSSSFSPVMYSGVVPIPRATFIDHSPSPLTQHLHMHGYLDTRRQLAGGSPSSYPGLPSYATLPRHCPLAQGPPHTQYHPPSTSLGSPSRIISPCLMSFPQDHDPIDYPTEPAGGYTNGLRDSHLTLDSRNGPMPMRHYSLGSAGGLANLQSSKCRTPTCNYYGHPETGNYCSYCYREELKRRETETAIHRF from the exons ATGACTTTGGATATGGACGCAGTCCTGTCCGACTTTGTCCGTTCTACTGGAGCTGAACCCGGACTGGCCAGGGACCTGCTGGAGG GAAAGAACTGGAACCTCTCGGCTGCGCTGAGTGACTTTGAACAGCTGAGACAAGTGCACGCTGGGAACCTCTCATGCACCTTTGCTGAAGAGAGAGAGTATCCTTCCTTTGAAAAAGAGATGGCCCGGATGGGGCGGCCTCTCTTGCATCGCCAAGATGAGGTTGTTCAAG CAGCCACAGAGAAGCGACTGTCGAGGGGAATCTCTCACGCCAGCTCCACCATCGTCTCTCTGGCCCGCTCACACGTGTCCAGTACAGGCGGCAGCAACGAGCCACTTCTGGACACTCCGCTCTGCACCTTCCAGTTGCCTGACCTCACCGTCTACAGGGACGACTTCCGCGGCTTCATCGAGAGAGACCTCATTGAGCAGTCCATGATGGTGGCCTTGGAGCAAGCTG GACGGTTGAACTGGTGGACTCATTTGGGGACCGGCTGTCAAAGTTTATTACCTCTGGCTACTAGTGGTGATGGGAACTGTCTGTTACACGCTGCGTCACTGG GTATGTGGGGCTTTCATGATCGAGACCTAATGCTGCGGAAGTCTCTCTATGCACTGATTGATCATGGGCAGGAAAGGGAGGCTTTAAAGCGAAGGTGGAGATGGCAACAAACCATGCAGAACAAAGAG TCGGGACTGGTTTACACAGAGGAAGAGTGGCAGAAAGAGTGGAATGAGTTATTGAAACTGGCATCCAGTGAACCCAGGATACACTACAGCACTAATGGCAGCAACGG TGCCGAGTCACAGGAGGAGCCGGTGTACGAGAGCCTGGAGGAGTTTCATGTGTTCGTTCTTGCTCACGTGCTCCGCAGGCCGATAGTGGTTGTGGCTGACACCATGCTGCGGGACTCTGGGGGAGAAG CTTTTGCACCTATCCCATTTGGAGGGATTTACCTGCCCCTAGAAGTACCAGCCAATAAGTGCCACCGCTCCCCTCTCGTCCTGGCATATGACCAGGCCCATTTCTCTGCTCTGGTCTCAATGGAGCAGAAAGACAGTTCCAAAGAACAAG TGGTGATCCCTCTGACAGACTCAGATCATAAGATGCTGCCTTTGCACTTTGCTGTGGATCCTGGAGAAGACTGGGAATGGGGCAAAGATGACAACGATAATGTGATGCTGGCAAG TGTAACCTTATCTCTAGAGGCCAAGCTCCATCTGCTGCATAGCTACATGACTGTCACCTGGCTTCCTCTACCCTGTGAG CAGGCCCCATTGGCTCAGCCAGAGTCACCTACAGCATCTGCAGGAGAGGATGCTCGCACCCCGCCAGACTCTGGAGAGTCTGATAAGGAGTCCGTCAGCAGCAGTTCTAATGGAAATGGAGACAGCAGTACAACTGGAACCAGTGGCACAACAGGCAAGACAAATGGATCTTCCAGCTCTTCTAGCTCATCTAGTAACAGTTCAGCAGGGACAACTGGCACAATTGGAAAGGAGAAgggaaagaaagacaaagaaaaggATAAGGACAAGAAACGTGCAGACTCTGTTGCCAACAAACTGGGTAGCTTTGGCAAGAGCTTGGGCAGTAAGCTGAAAAAGAATGTGGGAGGCCTGATGACAGGAAAGAATGCAAGTGGAAGTGGATCCAAACAGGAGGGTCAAGAGAAGAAGAAAGGCTCTCTGAGAGGTCGTAAGGGCAGCAAGGACAGCTCTCCCTCCATTCAAACTGGCTCTGAGGACTCTGGGAAAGGTTCACCCTCCTCAACCAGCGAGCGACAAAATGGAAGCTACTCTTCTGAAGGTGACCCTTTTAAGTACAGCTCGGATGTGAAAGTGAGTCTCAGCGTCCTCCGATCCGCTATGCAAGGTGAAAGGAAGTACATCTTCGCTGCGCTACTCACTACAAGCAACCGGCAGCCGTTTCAGGAGGAAATGATACAACGCTACCTGCTTGATGCCGAGGAGCGCTTCCATGCCGAACAGGAACAGAGAAGGGAAGCCGAGCGGAAAACGGCTGGAGGTCTCGCAACAACTGCTGGGTCCCAACTAAAAAAGGACGGGCCTGAGCTAAGTTACAGAAGTTTTGAAAGCAAAGAGGAAGTCACTGATAACTCGCCTCCTACTTTTAACGCATTGAAGTCGTCGTCTTTCAGTCCGGTGATGTACTCTGGCGTGGTCCCAATTCCTAGGGCCACCTTTATTGACCACTCTCCTTCCCCACTCACACAGCATCTCCATATGCATGGTTATTTGGATACAAGACGGCAGCTGGCAGGAGGTTCGCCGTCTTCTTACCCAGGCCTACCATCCTATGCTACCTTGCCCCGACACTGCCCCCTAGCACAGGGCCCGCCCCATACCCAGTACCACCCTCCCTCCACCAGCTTGGGAAGTCCATCCCGTATCATCAGCCCCTGCCTGATGTCTTTTCCCCAAGATCATGACCCAATTGATTACCCAACCGAACCTGCTGGAGGTTACACGAATGGCTTGCGGGACTCACATTTGACTTTGGACAGCCGCAATGGGCCGATGCCTATGAGGCATTACTCTTTAGGCAGTGCGGGTGGTCTCGCCAACCTGCAGTCCAGCAAATGCCGAACGCCTACGTGTAATTACTACGGCCACCCCGAGACGGGCAATTACTGCTCGTACTGCTACAGAGAGGAGCTGAAGAGACGGGAAACAGAGACGGCTATCCATAGGTTTTGA
- the otud7b gene encoding OTU domain-containing protein 7B isoform X2, which translates to MTLDMDAVLSDFVRSTGAEPGLARDLLEGKNWNLSAALSDFEQLRQVHAGNLSCTFAEEREYPSFEKEMARMGRPLLHRQDEVVQATEKRLSRGISHASSTIVSLARSHVSSTGGSNEPLLDTPLCTFQLPDLTVYRDDFRGFIERDLIEQSMMVALEQAGRLNWWTHLGTGCQSLLPLATSGDGNCLLHAASLGMWGFHDRDLMLRKSLYALIDHGQEREALKRRWRWQQTMQNKESGLVYTEEEWQKEWNELLKLASSEPRIHYSTNGSNGAESQEEPVYESLEEFHVFVLAHVLRRPIVVVADTMLRDSGGEAFAPIPFGGIYLPLEVPANKCHRSPLVLAYDQAHFSALVSMEQKDSSKEQVVIPLTDSDHKMLPLHFAVDPGEDWEWGKDDNDNVMLASVTLSLEAKLHLLHSYMTVTWLPLPCEVQQAPLAQPESPTASAGEDARTPPDSGESDKESVSSSSNGNGDSSTTGTSGTTGKTNGSSSSSSSSSNSSAGTTGTIGKEKGKKDKEKDKDKKRADSVANKLGSFGKSLGSKLKKNVGGLMTGKNASGSGSKQEGQEKKKGSLRGRKGSKDSSPSIQTGSEDSGKGSPSSTSERQNGSYSSEGDPFKYSSDVKVSLSVLRSAMQGERKYIFAALLTTSNRQPFQEEMIQRYLLDAEERFHAEQEQRREAERKTAGGLATTAGSQLKKDGPELSYRSFESKEEVTDNSPPTFNALKSSSFSPVMYSGVVPIPRATFIDHSPSPLTQHLHMHGYLDTRRQLAGGSPSSYPGLPSYATLPRHCPLAQGPPHTQYHPPSTSLGSPSRIISPCLMSFPQDHDPIDYPTEPAGGYTNGLRDSHLTLDSRNGPMPMRHYSLGSAGGLANLQSSKCRTPTCNYYGHPETGNYCSYCYREELKRRETETAIHRF; encoded by the exons ATGACTTTGGATATGGACGCAGTCCTGTCCGACTTTGTCCGTTCTACTGGAGCTGAACCCGGACTGGCCAGGGACCTGCTGGAGG GAAAGAACTGGAACCTCTCGGCTGCGCTGAGTGACTTTGAACAGCTGAGACAAGTGCACGCTGGGAACCTCTCATGCACCTTTGCTGAAGAGAGAGAGTATCCTTCCTTTGAAAAAGAGATGGCCCGGATGGGGCGGCCTCTCTTGCATCGCCAAGATGAGGTTGTTCAAG CCACAGAGAAGCGACTGTCGAGGGGAATCTCTCACGCCAGCTCCACCATCGTCTCTCTGGCCCGCTCACACGTGTCCAGTACAGGCGGCAGCAACGAGCCACTTCTGGACACTCCGCTCTGCACCTTCCAGTTGCCTGACCTCACCGTCTACAGGGACGACTTCCGCGGCTTCATCGAGAGAGACCTCATTGAGCAGTCCATGATGGTGGCCTTGGAGCAAGCTG GACGGTTGAACTGGTGGACTCATTTGGGGACCGGCTGTCAAAGTTTATTACCTCTGGCTACTAGTGGTGATGGGAACTGTCTGTTACACGCTGCGTCACTGG GTATGTGGGGCTTTCATGATCGAGACCTAATGCTGCGGAAGTCTCTCTATGCACTGATTGATCATGGGCAGGAAAGGGAGGCTTTAAAGCGAAGGTGGAGATGGCAACAAACCATGCAGAACAAAGAG TCGGGACTGGTTTACACAGAGGAAGAGTGGCAGAAAGAGTGGAATGAGTTATTGAAACTGGCATCCAGTGAACCCAGGATACACTACAGCACTAATGGCAGCAACGG TGCCGAGTCACAGGAGGAGCCGGTGTACGAGAGCCTGGAGGAGTTTCATGTGTTCGTTCTTGCTCACGTGCTCCGCAGGCCGATAGTGGTTGTGGCTGACACCATGCTGCGGGACTCTGGGGGAGAAG CTTTTGCACCTATCCCATTTGGAGGGATTTACCTGCCCCTAGAAGTACCAGCCAATAAGTGCCACCGCTCCCCTCTCGTCCTGGCATATGACCAGGCCCATTTCTCTGCTCTGGTCTCAATGGAGCAGAAAGACAGTTCCAAAGAACAAG TGGTGATCCCTCTGACAGACTCAGATCATAAGATGCTGCCTTTGCACTTTGCTGTGGATCCTGGAGAAGACTGGGAATGGGGCAAAGATGACAACGATAATGTGATGCTGGCAAG TGTAACCTTATCTCTAGAGGCCAAGCTCCATCTGCTGCATAGCTACATGACTGTCACCTGGCTTCCTCTACCCTGTGAGGTACAG CAGGCCCCATTGGCTCAGCCAGAGTCACCTACAGCATCTGCAGGAGAGGATGCTCGCACCCCGCCAGACTCTGGAGAGTCTGATAAGGAGTCCGTCAGCAGCAGTTCTAATGGAAATGGAGACAGCAGTACAACTGGAACCAGTGGCACAACAGGCAAGACAAATGGATCTTCCAGCTCTTCTAGCTCATCTAGTAACAGTTCAGCAGGGACAACTGGCACAATTGGAAAGGAGAAgggaaagaaagacaaagaaaaggATAAGGACAAGAAACGTGCAGACTCTGTTGCCAACAAACTGGGTAGCTTTGGCAAGAGCTTGGGCAGTAAGCTGAAAAAGAATGTGGGAGGCCTGATGACAGGAAAGAATGCAAGTGGAAGTGGATCCAAACAGGAGGGTCAAGAGAAGAAGAAAGGCTCTCTGAGAGGTCGTAAGGGCAGCAAGGACAGCTCTCCCTCCATTCAAACTGGCTCTGAGGACTCTGGGAAAGGTTCACCCTCCTCAACCAGCGAGCGACAAAATGGAAGCTACTCTTCTGAAGGTGACCCTTTTAAGTACAGCTCGGATGTGAAAGTGAGTCTCAGCGTCCTCCGATCCGCTATGCAAGGTGAAAGGAAGTACATCTTCGCTGCGCTACTCACTACAAGCAACCGGCAGCCGTTTCAGGAGGAAATGATACAACGCTACCTGCTTGATGCCGAGGAGCGCTTCCATGCCGAACAGGAACAGAGAAGGGAAGCCGAGCGGAAAACGGCTGGAGGTCTCGCAACAACTGCTGGGTCCCAACTAAAAAAGGACGGGCCTGAGCTAAGTTACAGAAGTTTTGAAAGCAAAGAGGAAGTCACTGATAACTCGCCTCCTACTTTTAACGCATTGAAGTCGTCGTCTTTCAGTCCGGTGATGTACTCTGGCGTGGTCCCAATTCCTAGGGCCACCTTTATTGACCACTCTCCTTCCCCACTCACACAGCATCTCCATATGCATGGTTATTTGGATACAAGACGGCAGCTGGCAGGAGGTTCGCCGTCTTCTTACCCAGGCCTACCATCCTATGCTACCTTGCCCCGACACTGCCCCCTAGCACAGGGCCCGCCCCATACCCAGTACCACCCTCCCTCCACCAGCTTGGGAAGTCCATCCCGTATCATCAGCCCCTGCCTGATGTCTTTTCCCCAAGATCATGACCCAATTGATTACCCAACCGAACCTGCTGGAGGTTACACGAATGGCTTGCGGGACTCACATTTGACTTTGGACAGCCGCAATGGGCCGATGCCTATGAGGCATTACTCTTTAGGCAGTGCGGGTGGTCTCGCCAACCTGCAGTCCAGCAAATGCCGAACGCCTACGTGTAATTACTACGGCCACCCCGAGACGGGCAATTACTGCTCGTACTGCTACAGAGAGGAGCTGAAGAGACGGGAAACAGAGACGGCTATCCATAGGTTTTGA